In Setaria italica strain Yugu1 chromosome IX, Setaria_italica_v2.0, whole genome shotgun sequence, the genomic stretch CTTGCTAAAGAAGAGTCACGCACAATGTACAGATGGAGCAGCGGGAAGTTTGGCTGACATCTTTGTCAAGCGCCCAACAAAACTTGAGCAGGCGAAGCTAGCTTCTGCTGCCGAAGAAAAACTGGCCAGTGGCTTAAACCCTGTCGAAGAGCGTAGAAGAGCAAGAGAGAAGGAGCTTCTGGATGTGTGGGGAGGAATGGGCCTGGGGAACTCAATGAAGCCCCATGTGTCCAAGATTGAGAGAGATAAGGTAATTCTATTAAACCAAAGCATCATCTGAAATGTGGACAAGAAAAATCCTTCCTTTCGGGCTGACATCTAAAATGTTTCTATCGGTTTCCAGGCTGCTTACAGGATAGCTGAGGCTGAACAGAAGCAAATTAGTGCTGCAGGGGAGCCATGAATTCACTGAACCGGATTGTGCTCCAGCTCGGAGGAAAATGCAAGCTCTGAACTTCTTTTTTCTGCTGAAGACGAGTAGTGATTGTTTGCGAGGATCAGATCATCCAGGGCGTCTTGACCTGTCGCAATGTGTAAAGCTTAACATTGTCAACAGGTTACTAGTCGTATCCCTGATAGATTTGCTATAGCCTCTACTGCTTTTGCCCCCTTGCAGTATTATATAGTTGTAGTTATTTTTGGGCAATTGTCTAGCTGCAATACAGGGGTTGAAAAGGATCAATCATATCTGAAATCAACTGTTTACAGGATGATGATAAGTCGATAATAAGGATCAATGCAGTTGTCTTGCTGCAGTTACTACTCAGTACTCACTAATGCGTTAATAAATGTTGGTAGCATATAGTTGATTCTTCATATACATGCATTTTATTTGGATGCTTCGTGCATTGCCTCATCACAGATAGGGATGAATGAGCTGCAAATTGACCAAATTTTCTGCGCGTTTGATGCACTTACGTCTTTGCCTCATGATGAATGTTTCTGTTTGCATACAGTTTGTGTGCATTGTATTTTGCTTATAGCTTTGTGTTTTAGATACCCAGACTCCCAGAGATGTACACTATAGTGGTTATTtacttttctttgtttttcctGTAACGTTTTCCATGACTGTAATGGCTTTTAGTGATACTACAATCGATAGCTTCTTCGAAAATCGAAACTTTAAACTGCCACTCTTGCTTTCCCTCCAGTTGACATTTTTGCATGCCTGCTCTGCTCTGAAAGTCTGGTGAAAAGCTGGATCATCAAAAAGAGAGACAGAGGGTGGACCTAGCTAGTACTGAATACTAATGTCTTGTCGGCCCGAGGGGATGCAGAAAGGGAAAGAACGTTTACCAGAAACTGTTGCTGTGAATAATGCACAGCCATATAGGAACCTTattgttttttcaaaaaaatatactccctccgttccaaattgtaagtcattccaagaatcttggagagtcaaagcatctcaagtttgatcaaaaatatagagaaaaatataaagatttatgacatcaaatagatatactatgaaaatataattgataaagaatctaatgatacttagttgacatcataaatgttattatattatcatataaatttggtcaaacttgagatgctttgactcttcaagattcttggaatgacttgcaatttggaacggagggagtatacagTAACCTTTACCGTAACACAGTTGTGAAGTTGTTCTTCATTTGCAAGCTGCACCTGCGTATTCTGCCAAACTAGGGCGTTTATGTTATGTCTTGTGTAAAATGTGATGCAGTTTTCTAGAGCTACATGACTACCTCTCCCAGGCGGTAACTTTGTGGCGTaagtgccttttttttttcttagagTTGCTTTTCTACATGAGCTACACCAAGCGTGATGGTGATCAACAGCACTACTGAAAATTAACCTGGCCTGCAAGTACCCGTTAATCAGGAACTGGCCAACCGGACTTAGTTGAGAAGGTAGCCCCCATGACATAGCAAAGCCCTACCAGCAGGCTTCTAGAGTACCTGCTCCTCCTGCACTGCATCCTCTCCTACGAGCTGACACCACAGCCTTAAAATCCTACTACATGACCATTGACCCACGCCGCAGCCATCTTGAGGCTGAGGCACTGCACGAGCCATGGCGGTTGctgcgtcaccgccgccgccccttcctggAGAAGGAACGGCGGCGATCCGCTGGTGGTGTCGgtgatcgacgacgacgacgtcagGCTCCCGCCGGAGCAGTCCGACCCCACGGGGGTTCCGGTGCCGGTGCCCTCGTCCCGCCGCTTCCTcctgcccgcgccgccgccgccgacggcgagcgtCAGCTCCAGCCCGTCCTCTTGCCTCGGCGGAGGCGTCGCGTTGcccgcggcgacgacgaggatgtAGTCATCAGCGGGGAGGCGAAGGTCCAGCGCGCGACGCGGCTGCCTGCAGCTGCGCCTGGTCTGACGCCGCCGGCAGCCGATGAGCTCCGACGACGGCCTCGACACGCCGCCGCTCATCATCAGCTGCTTCTGGACGCGGTACAGCCGGTGCAGCTCGTGGACCTGTTTGCGCACAGGAAATGGCAAGATGATTATGGTAAGTTCATCGGAGTGGATTAACCCGGGCTTCGGGTCTCCTGGGTTGAGTGTGTGCCGTACCTGCTGCCTGAAGGTCTCTTCGTGCCTGAGCATGGCCATCTTCATCAGCTCCATGTCGCAGTGATTCACAAGCTTCTCCATCTGCACTATCCTGTGTTCTTGTGTCTCGACTGGCCCTTGATCTCAATTACTCCTATACCAACCAGTTGAGTATCCTGCAACCAGAGTTAAGAGGTGCAGGATGCAGAAATCAATAAAAGGGAAGCTTTTCAGTTGCTGGAAAAAGGAAGGTCGATGTGTGTGTTCTAGGATTCAGCCAGGGCTAGCTGACTTCGAGGAACAAACAATTAGGCCATAATAATAACAAGCAAATCAAGATGTGGAATCAAGACAAGGATGACCTCAAGTTTTAATCATGCAAGTAATGAGCAAACACTTTCTCATAATGATACGCAATTTACACAACACTGAAGCCTAGCCACCGGATCACGGAACAAAGGACAGAACTGATCTGGGAAGCTGGGACTACTGCCCTATCAACTGGATCAAGAGAAGCTTGTACTTTACCTTGGATAGACTCTTCTTGTCTCCTCTTCAGTAGAGATTCTTCTTCAGTCAGTAGATTTCTCTCCAGTCAGTTGAAGCCAGCCAGCAGCATCAGACAAGAGAAGAAAGAGGGAGAGACGAGAGAGAGCAAAGATGTCTCGGTCTCTCTCAGATGCTGCAGCCACTACCGGGGAGCAATGCAAAGTGAGTTAGGGAAGGGGTGTTTTATAAGCTAAACTTGGGCAGCGCCATCTCAAAAAGCTTGGGAAAAATGCAATGATGCCTCGAGAGAATATTTGGGCGCTGGCCCTTTTGGCATGCCGAACAAGAGCAGTGTGACATCCTTTGCCACGGCATGAGCTGCCCCTCCTATAGCAGACAACATTGGCAGGCAGGACCGCAGGAGCCTAGTTTAGCCGCTGGCTGGCCCCACAAGGTATGGGCCCCACACACGGGCCAGTGGCAGGCCAGGCCAGTACCATGTACCAGTGCAGTTTCTCTGCGTCACTGTGCAGGCATGCAACGCGATGCATGCACTGGCAGTGCTTGTGTCCGTACATGTGCTTCTCTCACCGAGAGCTGCTTCTTGGATACCTTGATTCATGAAGATAATTGAGGTCCAAATAACTAGACCATGTTATAACTGGGAAGGAAAACAGCCATAAAGTCATGAAGAAATACGTCCGAATCTTAAAATGAACAACTTGCATTGGGGAGTACCATCGAAGAATACTACGAGTTCCAGACTTTTTACTTGTGCAATTCTACGAGAAATGAGAACGATGAGTTCACCACTGCGGTCATTTCCCCTCCGCTTGCGTCACCCTAGGAGCGGCCCGGGCGGACCACCCCCACGCTCCGCGCCTCCCCCTCCCATCCCtccatctcgccgccgccggagcacgccAACGAAAGCTCGTGCGGGTGCAAGAACGGCGGCAGCAAGGTCTCCGTCCACGCATATACCATCTCCTCCGAGTTTTTCTTCCCCCAACAAAACCTAGATCTAGTTGCTGCctacggtggcggtggcagcgaGGGCGGTAGGTCGGTAGCGACGGCTCGCGGCACGCCGGAGCTGACGTTCTTCTTCGCCTCCGGTGGCTGCCGCCGTGGGGGGCACTCTCCTTTGATTGCCGCCACGCCACCCCTTGGGGGCAACATGCGGCCTTTCAattgctgccaccaccaccgtgtCAGTACATTTCTTGGGTGTGCAAGTTCTTAGGCGAAAGTCTAGCTTGATCCTCAATCGTTTGCCGGTGATGACGGTGCTATAGGCATCGTTTTCCTTCTTGAAGGCGATGTTGTGAGGACCTCAACCTTCAGTCCAGGTGAAAACCAAAGAACCGACTCGCTGGTTTAGCGGCGACAGCATCCTGATGTTTCTCTCCTCTTGAGGTGTCATCTTGGAGTCCTTGATGGCGAACCATGGTCACCTTGGAGCGATGGCGGTGCCCGATCTGTTTGCGTGGTAGAAATCGACTCAGTGCGGTTTCTAGATGACAAGGGTTACCGGGCAGCACATGACCGTCGACGATCCTAGCATCAAAGGTTTCTAAGAACATAGCTGATGTGAGGCGTTTGTTACTGCATAAGAACCAAAGCAAGGTTGAAAGAAGGACGTAGAAGAAGTTGGAAGCTCAATCTTTCAAGctttctttcttaatttctttctttcttgtctTTTGTGTTTCCTCAGTTTGAGGCTTGGAGTCCAAGTACTCATGTAGTTTGTGGCTATGTGGTCAGATTTGTTTCTTTGTGGTCGTAGACATTCACAGATCGGATATTTTCTTTAATCTAAAAATCAGAAATATGAGAACGAGACATGAGTAGCAGCTATATTCAAGCATCAACAAAGTTTGGGTGAGATGATTCAAGAATGAACTAAAAAGAAGGTGACAATATAGTGGCCGTTGGGGAATAATTGCCTTGCTCAGCGCTTGCCAGAAACAATGCATTATTTGGTCGCAGAGCACGGGCAGCGTCAGCGTTCAACACGCTGCTTGTGGCTAGAATTTAACAGAGTCATAAGAGAGGAACGCAGCTATAGGTGTGCTACCGTCCTAGCTCCTTTTTACTGGCGTCATTAGCTACAGCACTGACAACATTAACAATGATCACATGCCTTGACTGCAAGCCTTTTTGAATCATGCAGCTATGGCTATGGAGATGTCGTGTCCGCCTTTCGATCGTTGGGCCATGCATGCCATGCGCGGGACAGGTCCGGTCCGGCCCCTACCACCACCAACAGTCTCTGCATCCGCCGACAAGTCATTATTCAGATTTCAGATACATATACTGCTATAGTTACAGTGCATCGCTTTGCAGCAGGATTACTCTACCACGTAGAAATAGAGTGATACATACAAACTCTGATGAGAAGTACTTGCCAGAAGCGAAAGCATCATTGatcatagaaaaaaaatctgaaacaaACAACACTTTGGTGATGAGATTGGTGGGGGATGAGGTCGATGTGGCCCGGCCGGGCATgcagctgcaggctgcagcatgGTCTGCAGAAACTGAGATGAAAAATGCACTTTTTCGTCACTGAAAACAAGCAAAGGCGATGCATGCACGGGCATCGGGTGGCGGCCTCTTCTTTCTAGGGCTCGGAGCTTCGTTCGTGGATGGCCGGCATGTAGCCATCATCAGCATCATCGATCCCTTTGAGAGCAAGCAAAGCATCTCTGATCCCTGCATATTTTAGGGATCATTGCATTGGCCCGTGATCATATCCCAACCCAACCTGTTCCTTCTCTCcttcaggccatgtttagttactcccaactcccaactttgacactatgcaaaaagaagattccccatcacatcaaacttgcggtacatgcatggagtactaaatgtagatgaaattaaaaactaattgcacagttttgttgtattttgcgagacgaatcttttgagcctaattagtcaatatttggacaataattcacaaatacaaacgaaacgctacagtgtgctacagtgctgtaacagtaatttggcacctcccaaattccccaactaaacaaggcctcattCATGTCCAGCACtcttgtgaatttgtgatgaTGATACTTGGTTGGTTGGCGTGAGTTTTGACAAGTAGCACATGCACGGACGACGAAACTGAAGAGGGGTCGTCGGAGTCGGAGCTTTGAACGAGATGGAGCGGATAAGAGACAGAGACAGCGGCGCacgcgctgccggcggcgggaggcgcaGCCGTACGTGCCAGGCCGGCCCACCGGATGGATCgggccgccgcgggcgcggtTCCAGGCGCTTCCTTTTTGGTTGAAAAGCAATGGCGGAACGGGAACGCGGCCATGCATCGATCAAGATGCCCTCAGCTCCCATTGACTTGCCTCCTCGTCTCTCATTAATTTTAGCCACTAATCCTACCCCACTTTGTGTTTTCGGTCGAAAAAATACTGAAATCATTTCAGAAAACACTGAATTTAGTAGCTCCTCGAAACACGAGTGTTCAGAGATCGATGATGTGCTCGTACCAGTATTCATTCAGAACAACGTTGGGGCCGGGTTTGCTTCGTAATCATCGTCGTGCTAACTGCTAGGGGCCACGTACGTACAGCTAGTATCAGAAAGAACGAAGCGAAGCTTTACTACTCCTACTCTGCATCTGCAGGTGCTAACTGCCAGCAGGCCAGACCAGGGCGCAGCGCGCCAGCGGCCAGCAAAGATTTCAGTGCCGACAGACCTTTTCAGGCAAAAagcacgccggcggccggccgccgggTTTCGTGAAACAAGCAAAGCTTCCCTTCTCTTCCGCCTCCCAACCGTCCACGGATTGGTTACTCGTGCAGACCCGTACTGGCTAACACGGTGCTGAGCCGGGAACTAGGATGAGAGCAAACTAACCATGCCTAGCCTAAGTTGGGAGCACAAGATGTTCGGGCAGGACAATCAAAACATAGCCTGGTACTTCCCATGCCCAATCAAATACTTTGCACCTCCTTCTTGTCGACACTGCTCGACTCAACCGCTCAACTACAAAAGCTCAAGTGATAGTAAACTAATAACCATGTCCGGGAGTATGTAGGCTTCACTTGCTGGTTCCGTGGTTCTTCCTATGGTTTCTTCCGATAAGTATGTCACATATGTAATGGGGACCTAGCCGGAAGAAGCTGCCACCAACACAAAAGGACAATTCGAGCATTTTATGGTTACCTACCGGAACCAAACTTTAATAATAGATGTACTAATCTTCACTTCTCTTGTCTGGCAAACATATTGTCCGACGTCATGTTACAACTTTTAAAAGAAAACATACAggatctttctttctttttccctgaACCACTAGTGTTTGCCGCCATGTTATTGGTGATAATGGTATGTACTAGTAATTCAAGGTTCCCATCCAAATTGGTGAAAGCAAGTAATAAACACATATGTTCAATATATCTCCTAGAAAAAGTAGTAAAATGCCCCATGCAAATTGGCTTAAGTTGTCGAAAGTGGCTCCTCTGCTATACTGCATAGCCACTCCTCCTCTGACGCATGGGCCCAGGTGCGCTCAGTACTGCAATCAACATTGTGTTTCATACTATGTGCAGAGACAGTACTACCCTTTTCATGAAAACTGCACCGAGATCATAAAGCAAACAAGTAACTAATTAACTGCACCCAGATGACTCATCACCACCCGAGCAGTTGATAACCTCCGATCATGAAGCCATTAATCTCTTTTAAACTCCGCCTTGCTCCCTGGCCTCCTCTTTCATATTAGGGCAGCCTCTTTTGTTCATGGGCGATGCTATGCCCAAGCCAACCAGCTCACTATTGCGTGACCAGCACGAGCGTCCGATCCCTTGAGATGGTTTGGTTTACATCGGATCCTTTTGGAGATTGGTAGAAAATTTATGCTGTTAAACATGATTGGATTTGTGATCTAGTTGGATTGGAACGTGCTTTATTACGACTATTTCCACTATAAATCAGCTAATTACTCAGTTATAGTAAGTTAGTATACAAAGGTAGCAAATACTCAAGAACAAACTAACCATGGCTAGATTATACACCCATAaaataaagatttttttttcttttttttctccttgtCAACCTGTTGAAAAATTGATTATCTATCAATCGACGCTGCGGGGGGAAGAAATTAAAGATTCATGGGGCTAACACACGTTTGCAGCTTATCTACGCACAATTAAAGACGTTGGATTACCATCCAGCGGTCGAAACAGGTGATTAAGAACAAAACGAAATATCAATCAGGTGACAATTAATGAGActgattattttttaaaaaaggctTTATCTTGAATTTTTGAAACAATATGTGGAGTTCTGAGCTCTTTTGTTGATTCGGACATGGACTGTTCCTTTCCTTGAAGACAATCCCTGGCAACATTGTTCAACGCACAACTGCGATTGCCAAAAAATGGTTCTTGCCATAGCTGTTTTGGAAGCACAATGTCCTTAAACATTTCAAACAAAACCCATCCAGCTGCCTCCCATGCCTAAATCAAATGATTTGACACCTCCTTAGCCTAACCATGCTGTCACTGCTCAACTCAACCACTCAACTACAAAAGCTCAAGCGATAGATTACGCTTCACTTGCAGGTCGGTTGTGCTTTCTGTGGTTTCTTCCGATACTTATACACTGTCACATATGTAATGGAGACCTAGACCCAAAGCCGACACACAAAAAAGAGGACAATTCAAGTATTATGTAGCCACCTACCGGTGAATCGCAAGTACAAAGCTACTAGTGTGAGAAGCACTAGGTGTAGGGGGTGTACACATCTCTGTTGATTAATCAATATATATACCATATTTAAATGCCTTGAAGTAGCCCAGAGCCCCATACCCAACAATAGATTCATGAGTGTATTTTTGAACTTGAATCAGCTCACAATACGTTAAAATTCTGCACAAGATCGTGTGCCATTAAAATTTGAAACTTTTTCTATCCCTGCAT encodes the following:
- the LOC101764994 gene encoding uncharacterized protein LOC101764994, which translates into the protein MEKLVNHCDMELMKMAMLRHEETFRQQVHELHRLYRVQKQLMMSGGVSRPSSELIGCRRRQTRRSCRQPRRALDLRLPADDYILVVAAGNATPPPRQEDGLELTLAVGGGGAGRRKRRDEGTGTGTPVGSDCSGGSLTSSSSITDTTSGSPPFLLQEGAAAVTQQPPWLVQCLSLKMAAAWVNGHVVGF